In Leptidea sinapis chromosome 41, ilLepSina1.1, whole genome shotgun sequence, the following are encoded in one genomic region:
- the LOC126976605 gene encoding RNA-binding protein cabeza-like isoform X2, translating into MPIVNVVEVTITPATMTVAVILATTIEVVEAITEIVKGEAEDMEAETIAVGAQAMGVIEEATSLVVTGVDMVVETVPVTTEMEEIEMETLGPGGGGGYGGDRGGGDMVTQEDTVFIQGMNPDTTEDELCQHFGAIGIIKTDKKTQRPKVWMYKDKATGQPKGEATVTYEDSNAASSAIQWFDGKDFNGATIKVSLAQRQNTWAGGKGAGGGGGFRGGRGAGGGGGGGGGPRGGGGGRQGPPSGNREGDWRCPNPSCGNTNFSWRKNCNRCNEDKPGGSDDGSSSGGGGGGGRGGRGGGRGGGGGRGGGGGWGGRPERGSDRPERGGDRRGPGDRGSSGGAMRGDGGGRDRQRPY; encoded by the exons ATGCCAATAGTGAACGTAGTGGAGGTAACAATTACTCCAGCAACAATGACCGTGGCGGTAATTTTGGCAACAACGATAGAAGTGGTGGAGGCAATTACGGAAATAGTGAAAGGCGAGGCGGAGGATATGGAGGCGGAAACGATCGCAGTGGGGGCTCAAGCTATGGGGGTGATAGAGGAAGCAACTTCTCTGGTGGTGACAGGAGTGGATATGGTGGTGGAGACCGTCCCAGTTACAACCGAGATGGAGGAAATAGAGATGGAAACTTTGG GACCTGGAGGCGGAGGTGGCTATGGAGGGGACCGGGGTGGAGGTGACATGGTAACTCAAGAAGATACTGTCTTCATTCAAGGCATGAATCCGGATACAACTGAAGATGAATTATGTCAACACTTTGGCGCTATTGGTATAATTAAG ACTGATAAGAAGACTCAGCGCCCTAAAGTATGGATGTACAAAGACAAGGCCACCGGTCAGCCGAAAGGGGAGGCTACTGTCACATATGAAGATTCAAATGCCGCTTCCTCGGCTATCCAATGGTTTGATGGAAAAGATTTCAACGGGGCAACAATTAAAGTGTCTCTGGCCCAGAGACAGAATACTTGGGCCGGGGGAAAAGGAGCCGGGGGAGGCGGCGGCTTCCGGGGCGGACGCGGCGCAGGAGGAGGAGGCGGCGGGGGCGGAGGACCCCGCGGGGGCGGCGGCGGGAGGCAGGGGCCGCCCTCCGGCAACCGGGAAGGGGACTGGAGGTGTCCCAACCCGAGCTGCGGCAACACGAACTTCTCGTGGAGAAAGAACTGTAACAGATGCAATGAAGATAAGCCGGGCGGTAGCGACGACGGTTCGTCGTCGGGTGGCGGCGGCGGCGGAGgacgcggcgggcgcggcggcGGTCGGGGGGGAGGCGGCGGCCGGGGGGGCGGCGGCGGCTGGGGCGGCCGACCCGAGCGCGGCTCGGACCGGCCCGAGCGCGGCGGAGACCGGCGCGGGCCCGGCGACCGGGGCTCCAGCGGGGGCGCCATGAGGGGCGACGGAGG AGGCAGAGACAGACAGCGACCATATTGA
- the LOC126976605 gene encoding RNA-binding protein cabeza-like isoform X1: MGDQYGNSSYTGQFSMPPPSLGSGSADGTYNAPQAAGYNQAGYGGQNASESWNQQSSGGGGSAGYNTQDSYGQNYGSSYNSGGNFDRNGSNYNANSERSGGNNYSSNNDRGGNFGNNDRSGGGNYGNSERRGGGYGGGNDRSGGSSYGGDRGSNFSGGDRSGYGGGDRPSYNRDGGNRDGNFGGGGRGGGYNKGPGGGGGYGGDRGGGDMVTQEDTVFIQGMNPDTTEDELCQHFGAIGIIKTDKKTQRPKVWMYKDKATGQPKGEATVTYEDSNAASSAIQWFDGKDFNGATIKVSLAQRQNTWAGGKGAGGGGGFRGGRGAGGGGGGGGGPRGGGGGRQGPPSGNREGDWRCPNPSCGNTNFSWRKNCNRCNEDKPGGSDDGSSSGGGGGGGRGGRGGGRGGGGGRGGGGGWGGRPERGSDRPERGGDRRGPGDRGSSGGAMRGDGGGRDRQRPY; encoded by the exons ATGGGTGATC AATACGGCAATAGCTCATACACTGGGCAATTTTCGATGCCTCCGCCATCTCTTGGATCTGGTTCAGCAGACGGCACATACAACGCCCCACAGGCTGCTGGCTATAATCAAGCTGGTTATGGAGGTCAAAATGCCAGTGAAAGCTGGAATCAACAAAGTTCTGGTGGAG GCGGTAGTGCAGGATATAACACCCAAGATAGCTATGGACAAAATTATGGCTCATCTTACAACAGTGGTGGAAACTTTGACCGCAATGGCAGTAATTACAATGCCAATAGTGAACGTAGTGGAGGTAACAATTACTCCAGCAACAATGACCGTGGCGGTAATTTTGGCAACAACGATAGAAGTGGTGGAGGCAATTACGGAAATAGTGAAAGGCGAGGCGGAGGATATGGAGGCGGAAACGATCGCAGTGGGGGCTCAAGCTATGGGGGTGATAGAGGAAGCAACTTCTCTGGTGGTGACAGGAGTGGATATGGTGGTGGAGACCGTCCCAGTTACAACCGAGATGGAGGAAATAGAGATGGAAACTTTGG tgGCGGCGGCAGGGGGGGTGGTTATAATAAAG GACCTGGAGGCGGAGGTGGCTATGGAGGGGACCGGGGTGGAGGTGACATGGTAACTCAAGAAGATACTGTCTTCATTCAAGGCATGAATCCGGATACAACTGAAGATGAATTATGTCAACACTTTGGCGCTATTGGTATAATTAAG ACTGATAAGAAGACTCAGCGCCCTAAAGTATGGATGTACAAAGACAAGGCCACCGGTCAGCCGAAAGGGGAGGCTACTGTCACATATGAAGATTCAAATGCCGCTTCCTCGGCTATCCAATGGTTTGATGGAAAAGATTTCAACGGGGCAACAATTAAAGTGTCTCTGGCCCAGAGACAGAATACTTGGGCCGGGGGAAAAGGAGCCGGGGGAGGCGGCGGCTTCCGGGGCGGACGCGGCGCAGGAGGAGGAGGCGGCGGGGGCGGAGGACCCCGCGGGGGCGGCGGCGGGAGGCAGGGGCCGCCCTCCGGCAACCGGGAAGGGGACTGGAGGTGTCCCAACCCGAGCTGCGGCAACACGAACTTCTCGTGGAGAAAGAACTGTAACAGATGCAATGAAGATAAGCCGGGCGGTAGCGACGACGGTTCGTCGTCGGGTGGCGGCGGCGGCGGAGgacgcggcgggcgcggcggcGGTCGGGGGGGAGGCGGCGGCCGGGGGGGCGGCGGCGGCTGGGGCGGCCGACCCGAGCGCGGCTCGGACCGGCCCGAGCGCGGCGGAGACCGGCGCGGGCCCGGCGACCGGGGCTCCAGCGGGGGCGCCATGAGGGGCGACGGAGG AGGCAGAGACAGACAGCGACCATATTGA
- the LOC126976625 gene encoding polymerase delta-interacting protein 3-like isoform X1: MSSYAEMSLDDIIQKKRIKTRKPLHRNQLATQKPNIVDARNKIISMKRTQIRDAREILSDLAKQKDARIKLQQMRSVRGTAKSPIPRVIKNKKLPNLFMNRDRVFSDLTRQVVSQPLQSRSYSEDYRVIRPTAHRPLSNFAPKPIVRTISNDLEIIDDPMTGPEEHRSPKLPNRKASLQLKITAHNNNQRTAITARDKSPPRPPSILKKRSMAALRMDQKEECTNKSAPEYRIIVSNLGNTVSGADIKELFGDVGGMVESRLVRPGTAEVLYKSVEDAQRAVDLYHNRQLDGQPMNCLLVTPRTPGNIIRNNLKPALVSSNSNVEPDISTFHKVLFSNF, encoded by the exons ATGTCTTCTTACGCTGAAATGAGCCTAGATGATATTATACAGAAGAAACGAATAAAAACAAG GAAACCACTGCATAGGAATCAGTTAGCAACCCAAAAACCAAACATAGTGGATgcgagaaataaaataatatcgatGAAGAGAACTCAAATAAGAGACGCGAGGGAAATTTTGTCTGATCTGGCAAAACAGAAGGATGCCAGAATAAAACTACAACAGATGAGATCAGTAAGG GGAACTGCTAAAAGTCCAATACCTCgggtcataaaaaataaaaaactgccAAATCTTTTCATGAATAGAGATAGAG TTTTTTCAGATTTAACAAGACAGGTTGTATCTCAACCCCTCCAGAGTAGAAGTTATTCAGAAGACTATCGTGTAATTAGGCCGACAGCACACAGACCATTAT CCAATTTCGCACCTAAACCTATTGTAAGAACAATTTCAAATGACCTGGAAATTATTGATGATCCAATGACTGGACCAGAAGAGCACCGCAGCCCTAAATTGCCAAACCGAAAAGCAAGCCTTCAGCTAAAAATAACAGCACATAACAATAATCAAAG aaCTGCCATCACAGCAAGAGACAAGAGCCCACCTAGACCACCGTCAATACTAAAAAAGAGATCCATGGCGGCTCTAAGAATGGATCAAAAAGAGGAATGTACTAACAAATCTGCACCTGAGTACCGCATAATTGTTAGCAATCTAGGAAATACAGTATCCGGTGCAGATATTAAg GAATTGTTTGGTGATGTTGGCGGTATGGTCGAATCTCGTTTGGTTCGACCTGGAACAGCTGAAGTATTGTACAAAAGTGTTGAGGACGCACAGAGAGCTGTGGATTTATACCACAACCGACAACTAGATGGACAACCAATGAACTGTCTCCTGGTTACACCCCGGACACCTGGTAATATAATAAG aaaCAACTTGAAACCCGCCTTGGTCAGTAGCAACTCGAACGTCGAACCGGATATATCTACGTTCCATAAGGTgctttttagtaatttttaa
- the LOC126976625 gene encoding polymerase delta-interacting protein 3-like isoform X2: MSSYAEMSLDDIIQKKRIKTRKPLHRNQLATQKPNIVDARNKIISMKRTQIRDAREILSDLAKQKDARIKLQQMRSGTAKSPIPRVIKNKKLPNLFMNRDRVFSDLTRQVVSQPLQSRSYSEDYRVIRPTAHRPLSNFAPKPIVRTISNDLEIIDDPMTGPEEHRSPKLPNRKASLQLKITAHNNNQRTAITARDKSPPRPPSILKKRSMAALRMDQKEECTNKSAPEYRIIVSNLGNTVSGADIKELFGDVGGMVESRLVRPGTAEVLYKSVEDAQRAVDLYHNRQLDGQPMNCLLVTPRTPGNIIRNNLKPALVSSNSNVEPDISTFHKVLFSNF, translated from the exons ATGTCTTCTTACGCTGAAATGAGCCTAGATGATATTATACAGAAGAAACGAATAAAAACAAG GAAACCACTGCATAGGAATCAGTTAGCAACCCAAAAACCAAACATAGTGGATgcgagaaataaaataatatcgatGAAGAGAACTCAAATAAGAGACGCGAGGGAAATTTTGTCTGATCTGGCAAAACAGAAGGATGCCAGAATAAAACTACAACAGATGAGATCA GGAACTGCTAAAAGTCCAATACCTCgggtcataaaaaataaaaaactgccAAATCTTTTCATGAATAGAGATAGAG TTTTTTCAGATTTAACAAGACAGGTTGTATCTCAACCCCTCCAGAGTAGAAGTTATTCAGAAGACTATCGTGTAATTAGGCCGACAGCACACAGACCATTAT CCAATTTCGCACCTAAACCTATTGTAAGAACAATTTCAAATGACCTGGAAATTATTGATGATCCAATGACTGGACCAGAAGAGCACCGCAGCCCTAAATTGCCAAACCGAAAAGCAAGCCTTCAGCTAAAAATAACAGCACATAACAATAATCAAAG aaCTGCCATCACAGCAAGAGACAAGAGCCCACCTAGACCACCGTCAATACTAAAAAAGAGATCCATGGCGGCTCTAAGAATGGATCAAAAAGAGGAATGTACTAACAAATCTGCACCTGAGTACCGCATAATTGTTAGCAATCTAGGAAATACAGTATCCGGTGCAGATATTAAg GAATTGTTTGGTGATGTTGGCGGTATGGTCGAATCTCGTTTGGTTCGACCTGGAACAGCTGAAGTATTGTACAAAAGTGTTGAGGACGCACAGAGAGCTGTGGATTTATACCACAACCGACAACTAGATGGACAACCAATGAACTGTCTCCTGGTTACACCCCGGACACCTGGTAATATAATAAG aaaCAACTTGAAACCCGCCTTGGTCAGTAGCAACTCGAACGTCGAACCGGATATATCTACGTTCCATAAGGTgctttttagtaatttttaa
- the LOC126976625 gene encoding polymerase delta-interacting protein 3-like isoform X4 encodes MSSYAEMSLDDIIQKKRIKTRKPLHRNQLATQKPNIVDARNKIISMKRTQIRDAREILSDLAKQKDARIKLQQMRSGTAKSPIPRVIKNKKLPNLFMNRDRDLTRQVVSQPLQSRSYSEDYRVIRPTAHRPLSNFAPKPIVRTISNDLEIIDDPMTGPEEHRSPKLPNRKASLQLKITAHNNNQRTAITARDKSPPRPPSILKKRSMAALRMDQKEECTNKSAPEYRIIVSNLGNTVSGADIKELFGDVGGMVESRLVRPGTAEVLYKSVEDAQRAVDLYHNRQLDGQPMNCLLVTPRTPGNIIRNNLKPALVSSNSNVEPDISTFHKVLFSNF; translated from the exons ATGTCTTCTTACGCTGAAATGAGCCTAGATGATATTATACAGAAGAAACGAATAAAAACAAG GAAACCACTGCATAGGAATCAGTTAGCAACCCAAAAACCAAACATAGTGGATgcgagaaataaaataatatcgatGAAGAGAACTCAAATAAGAGACGCGAGGGAAATTTTGTCTGATCTGGCAAAACAGAAGGATGCCAGAATAAAACTACAACAGATGAGATCA GGAACTGCTAAAAGTCCAATACCTCgggtcataaaaaataaaaaactgccAAATCTTTTCATGAATAGAGATAGAG ATTTAACAAGACAGGTTGTATCTCAACCCCTCCAGAGTAGAAGTTATTCAGAAGACTATCGTGTAATTAGGCCGACAGCACACAGACCATTAT CCAATTTCGCACCTAAACCTATTGTAAGAACAATTTCAAATGACCTGGAAATTATTGATGATCCAATGACTGGACCAGAAGAGCACCGCAGCCCTAAATTGCCAAACCGAAAAGCAAGCCTTCAGCTAAAAATAACAGCACATAACAATAATCAAAG aaCTGCCATCACAGCAAGAGACAAGAGCCCACCTAGACCACCGTCAATACTAAAAAAGAGATCCATGGCGGCTCTAAGAATGGATCAAAAAGAGGAATGTACTAACAAATCTGCACCTGAGTACCGCATAATTGTTAGCAATCTAGGAAATACAGTATCCGGTGCAGATATTAAg GAATTGTTTGGTGATGTTGGCGGTATGGTCGAATCTCGTTTGGTTCGACCTGGAACAGCTGAAGTATTGTACAAAAGTGTTGAGGACGCACAGAGAGCTGTGGATTTATACCACAACCGACAACTAGATGGACAACCAATGAACTGTCTCCTGGTTACACCCCGGACACCTGGTAATATAATAAG aaaCAACTTGAAACCCGCCTTGGTCAGTAGCAACTCGAACGTCGAACCGGATATATCTACGTTCCATAAGGTgctttttagtaatttttaa
- the LOC126976625 gene encoding polymerase delta-interacting protein 3-like isoform X3 — MSSYAEMSLDDIIQKKRIKTRKPLHRNQLATQKPNIVDARNKIISMKRTQIRDAREILSDLAKQKDARIKLQQMRSVRGTAKSPIPRVIKNKKLPNLFMNRDRDLTRQVVSQPLQSRSYSEDYRVIRPTAHRPLSNFAPKPIVRTISNDLEIIDDPMTGPEEHRSPKLPNRKASLQLKITAHNNNQRTAITARDKSPPRPPSILKKRSMAALRMDQKEECTNKSAPEYRIIVSNLGNTVSGADIKELFGDVGGMVESRLVRPGTAEVLYKSVEDAQRAVDLYHNRQLDGQPMNCLLVTPRTPGNIIRNNLKPALVSSNSNVEPDISTFHKVLFSNF; from the exons ATGTCTTCTTACGCTGAAATGAGCCTAGATGATATTATACAGAAGAAACGAATAAAAACAAG GAAACCACTGCATAGGAATCAGTTAGCAACCCAAAAACCAAACATAGTGGATgcgagaaataaaataatatcgatGAAGAGAACTCAAATAAGAGACGCGAGGGAAATTTTGTCTGATCTGGCAAAACAGAAGGATGCCAGAATAAAACTACAACAGATGAGATCAGTAAGG GGAACTGCTAAAAGTCCAATACCTCgggtcataaaaaataaaaaactgccAAATCTTTTCATGAATAGAGATAGAG ATTTAACAAGACAGGTTGTATCTCAACCCCTCCAGAGTAGAAGTTATTCAGAAGACTATCGTGTAATTAGGCCGACAGCACACAGACCATTAT CCAATTTCGCACCTAAACCTATTGTAAGAACAATTTCAAATGACCTGGAAATTATTGATGATCCAATGACTGGACCAGAAGAGCACCGCAGCCCTAAATTGCCAAACCGAAAAGCAAGCCTTCAGCTAAAAATAACAGCACATAACAATAATCAAAG aaCTGCCATCACAGCAAGAGACAAGAGCCCACCTAGACCACCGTCAATACTAAAAAAGAGATCCATGGCGGCTCTAAGAATGGATCAAAAAGAGGAATGTACTAACAAATCTGCACCTGAGTACCGCATAATTGTTAGCAATCTAGGAAATACAGTATCCGGTGCAGATATTAAg GAATTGTTTGGTGATGTTGGCGGTATGGTCGAATCTCGTTTGGTTCGACCTGGAACAGCTGAAGTATTGTACAAAAGTGTTGAGGACGCACAGAGAGCTGTGGATTTATACCACAACCGACAACTAGATGGACAACCAATGAACTGTCTCCTGGTTACACCCCGGACACCTGGTAATATAATAAG aaaCAACTTGAAACCCGCCTTGGTCAGTAGCAACTCGAACGTCGAACCGGATATATCTACGTTCCATAAGGTgctttttagtaatttttaa